From a single Lolium rigidum isolate FL_2022 chromosome 7, APGP_CSIRO_Lrig_0.1, whole genome shotgun sequence genomic region:
- the LOC124679040 gene encoding non-specific lipid transfer protein-like 1 yields the protein MAAPAFLVLSVLALASLAASQAPAAGPTAPDCSSALTSLAGCLTYIQPGSPQSKPPKECCAGVKAATATPASVKCLCDALHTNYGVPLNMTRAAALPAACGASAAAFSTCNIKLPGAPGAAPTEAPSPSSGSTPATGSPGPAKSAATRSPISVATLVLAALVAPLSYYYL from the exons ATGGCCGCCCCCGCCTTCCTCGTCCTCTCCGTCCTCGCCCTGGCGTCCCTCGCGGCGTCGCaggcgccggcggcggggccGACCGCGCCGGACTGCAGCTCGGCGCTGACGAGCCTCGCCGGCTGCCTCACCTACATCCAGCCGGGGAGCCCGCAGAGCAAGCCGCCCAAGGAGTGCTGCGCGGGCGTcaaggccgccaccgccaccccgGCCAGCGTCAAGTGCCTCTGCGACGCGCTCCACACCAACTACGGCGTCCCCCTCAACatgacccgcgccgccgccctccccgccgcctgcggtgccagcgccgccgccttcagCACCTGCAACA TTAAATTGCCCGGCGcaccgggtgccgcccctaccgaAG CGCCTTCACCAAGCTCCGGATCAACACCAGCAACTGGCAGCCCAGGTCCAGCAAAGTCGGCAGCGACCCGATCTCCGATCTCGGTGGCAACCCTTGTCCTCGCTGCCTTGGTGGCACCTCTATCTTACTACTACCTCTGA